CCGCGACCGTTTCAATGTGCCGGTGTCTGATGCAGATATCGAAAAACTGCCGTACATCACCTTCCCGGAAGGTTCTGAAGAGCATACCTATCTGCACGCTCAGCGTCAGAAACTGCACGGTTATCTGCCAAGCCGCCAGCCGAACTTCACCGAGAAGCTGGAGCTGCCGAGCCTGCAAGACTTCGGCGCGCTGCTGGAAGAGCAGAGCAAAGAGATCTCTACCACAATCGCTTTCGTTCGTGCCCTGAACGTAATGCTGAAGAACAAGTCGATCAAAGATCGTCTGGTACCGATCATCGCCGACGAAGCGCGTACTTTCGGTATGGAAGGTCTGTTCCGTCAGATTGGTATTTACAGCCCGAACGGTCAGCAGTACACCCCGCAGGACCGCGAGCAGGTTGCTTACTATAAAGAAGACGAGAAAGGTCAGATTCTGCAGGAAGGGATCAACGAGCTGGGCGCAGGTTGTTCCTGGCTGGCAGCGGCGACCTCTTACAGCACCAACAATCTGCCGATGATTCCGTTCTACATCTATTACTCGATGTTCGGCTTCCAGCGTATCGGCGATCTGTGCTGGGCGGCTGGCGACCAGCAAGCGCGTGGCTTCCTGATCGGCGGTACTTCCGGTCGTACCACCCTGAACGGTGAAGGTCTGCAGCACGAAGATGGTCACAGCCACATTCAGTCGCTGACTATCCCGAACTGTATCTCTTACGACCCGGCTTACGCTTACGAAGTTGCTGTCATCATGCATGACGGTCTGGAACGTATGTACGGTGAAAAACAAGAGAACGTTTACTACTACATCACTACGCTGAACGAAAACTACCACATGCCGGCAATGCCGGAAGGTGCTGAGGAAGGTATCCGTAAAGGTATCTACAAACTCGAAACCATTGAAGGTAGCAAAGGTAAAGTTCAGCTGCTGGGCTCCGGTTCTATCCTGCGTCACGTCCGTGAAGCGGCAGAGATCTTGGCGAAAGATTACGGCGTAGGTTCTGACGTTTATAGCGTGACCTCCTTCACCGAACTGGCGCGTGATGGTCAGGATTGTGAACGCTGGAACATGCTGCACCCGCTGGAAACTCCGCGCGTTCCGTACATTGCTCAGGTGATGAACGACGCTCCGGCAGTGGCATCTACCGACTATATGAAACTGTTCGCTGAGCAGGTCCGTACTTACGTACCGGCTGACGACTACCGCGTCCTGGGTACTGATGGCTTCGGTCGTTCCGACAGCCGTGAGAACCTGCGTCACCACTTCGAAGTTGATGCTTCCTACGTGGTTGTAGCGGCGCTGGGCGAACTGGCTAAACGTGGCGAAATCGATAAGAAAGTGGTTGCTGACGCAATCGCCAAATTCAACATCGATGCAGAAAAAGTTAACCCGCGTCTGGCGTAAGAGGTAAAAGAATAATGGCTATCGAAATCAAAGTACCGGACATCGGGGCTGATGAAGTTGAAATCACCGAGATCCTGGTCAAAGTGGGCGACAAAGTTGAAGCCGAACAGTCGCTGATCACCGTAGAAGGCGACAAAGCCTCTATGGAAGTTCCGTCTCCGCAGGCGGGTATCGTTAAAGAGATCAAAGTCTCTGTTGGCGATAAAACCCAGACCGGCGCACTGATTATGATTTTCGATTCCGCCGACGGTGCAGCTGACGCTGCACCTGCTCAGGCAGAAGAGAAGAAAGAAGCTGCTCCGGCAGCAGCACCAGCGGCTGCAGCGGCAAAAGACGTTAACGTTCCGGATATCGGCAGCGACGAAGTTGAAGTGACCGAAATCCTGGTGAAAGTGGGCGATAAAGTTGAAGCTGAGCAGTCGCTGATCACCGTAGAAGGCGATAAAGCTTCTATGGAAGTTCCGGCTCCGTTTGCTGGCACCGTGAAAGAGATCAAAGTGAACGTGGGTGACAAAGTGTCTACCGGCTCGCTGATTATGGTCTTCGAAGTCGCGGGTGAAGCAGGCGCGGCAGCTCCGGCGGCTAAACAGGAAGCGGCTCCGGCAGCAGCCCCTGCACCAGCGGCTGGCGTGAAAGAAGTTAACGTTCCGGATATCGGCGGTGACGAAGTTGAAGTGACCGAAGTGATGGTGAAAGTGGGCGACAAAGTTGCCGCTGAACAGTCACTGATCACCGTAGAAGGCGACAAAGCCTCTATGGAAGTTCCGGCTCCGTTCGCGGGCGTCGTGAAGGAACTGAAAGTCAACGTTGGCGATAAAGTGAAAACTGGTTCGCTGATTATGATCTTCGAAGTTGAAGGCGCAGCGCCTGCGGCAGCTCCTGCGAAACAGGAAGCGGCAGCCCCGGCTCCGGCAGCAAAAGCTGAAGCCCCGGCAGCAGCACCGGCTGCGAAAGCCGAAGGCAAATCTGAATTTGCTGAAAACGACGCTTACGTTCACGCGACTCCGCTGATCCGCCGTCTGGCACGCGAATTTGGCGTTAACCTGGCGAAAGTGAAGGGCACAGGCCGTAAAGGTCGTATCCTGCGCGAAGACGTTCAGGCTTACGTGAAAGAAGCTATCAAACGTGCAGAAGCGGCTCCGGCGGCGACTGGCGGCGGTATCCCGGGCATGCTGCCGTGGCCGAAGGTGGACTTCAGCAAGTTTGGTGAAATCGAAGAAGTGGAACTGGGCCGCATTCAGAAAATCTCTGGTGCTAACCTGAGCCGTAACTGGGTGATGATCCCGCACGTTACCCACTTCGACAAAACTGATATCACCGAGCTGGAAGCGTTCCGTAAACAGCAGAATGAAGAAGCAGCGAAACGTAAGCTGGATGTGAAGATAACCCCAGTTGTCTTCATCATGAAAGCCGTTGCTGCGGCACTTGAGCAGATGCCTCGCTTCAACAGTTCGCTGTCGGAAGACGGTCAGCGTCTGACCCTGAAGAAATACATCAACATCGGTGTGGCGGTAGATACCCCGAACGGTTTGGTTGTTCCGGTATTCAAAGACGTCAACAAGAAAGGCATCATCGAGCTGTCTCGCGAGCTGATGACTATTTCTAAGAAAGCGCGTGACGGTAAGCTGACTGCGGGCGAAATGCAGGGCGGTTGCTTTACCATCTCCAGCATCGGCGGCCTGGGTACTACCCACTTCGCGCCGATTGTGAACGCGCCGGAAGTGGCTATCCTCGGCGTTTCCAAGTCCGCGATGGAGCCGGTGTGGAATGGTAAAGAGTTCGTGCCGCGTCTGATGCTGCCGATTTCTCTCTCCTTCGACCACCGCGTGATCGACGGTGCTGATGGTGCCCGTTTCATTACCATCATTAACAACACGCTGTCTGACATTCGCCGTCTGGTGATGTAAATAAAAGAGCCGGCCCAACGGCCGGCTTTTTTCTGGTAATCTCATGAATGTATTGAGATTATTAGCCAATAGACAAATCGGTTGCCGTTTGTTGTTTAAAAATTGTTAACAATTTTGTAAAATACCGACGGATAGAACGACCCGGTGGTGGTTAGGGTATTACTTCACATACCCTATGGATTTCTGGGTGCAGCAAGGTAGCAAGCGCCAGAATCCCCAGGAGCTTACATAAGTAAGTGACTGGGGTGAGGGCGTGAAGCTAACGCCGCTGCGGCCTGAAAGACGACGGGTATGACCGCCGGAGATAAATATATAGAGGTCATGATGAGTACTGAAATCAAAACTCAGGTCGTGGTACTTGGGGCAGGCCCCGCAGGTTACTCTGCTGCCTTCCGTTGCGCTGATTTAGGTCTGGAAACCGTAATCGTAGAACGTTACAACACCCTCGGCGGTGTTTGCCTGAACGTCGGCTGTATCCCTTCTAAAGCACTGCTGCACGTAGCAAAAGTTATCGAAGAAGCCAAAGCTCTGGCTGAACACGGTATCGTCTTCGGCGAACCGAAAACCGATATCGACAAGATTCGTACCTGGAAAGAGAAAGTGATCAATCAGCTGACCGGTGGTCTGGCTGGTATGGCGAAAGGCCGCAAAGTCAAAGTGGTCAACGGTCTGGGTAAATTCACCGGGGCGAACACCCTGGAAGTTGAAGGTGAGAACGGTAAAACCGTGATCAACTTCGACAACGCGATCATTGCAGCGGGTTCTCGTCCGATCCAACTGCCGTTTATTCCGCATGAAGATCCGCGTATCTGGGACTCTACTGACGCGCTGGAACTGAAAGAAGTACCAGAACGCCTGCTGGTAATGGGTGGCGGTATCATCGGTCTGGAAATGGGTACCGTATACCACGCGTTGGGTTCACAGATTGACGTGGTTGAAATGTTCGACCAGGTTATCCCGGCAGCGGACAAAGACATCGTTAAAGTCTTCACCAAGCGTATCAGCAAGAAATTCAACCTGATGCTGGAAACCAAAGTTACCGCCGTTGAAGCGAAAGAAGACGGTATTTATGTGACGATGGAAGGCAAAAAAGCACCAGCTGAACCGCAGCGTTACGACGCCGTGCTGGTAGCGATTGGTCGTGTGCCGAACGGTAAAAACCTCGACGCAGGCAAAGCTGGCGTGGAAGTGGACGACCGTGGTTTCATCCGCGTTGACAAACAGCTGCGTACCAACGTGCCGCACATCTTTGCTATCGGCGATATCGTCGGTCAGCCGATGCTGGCACACAAAGGTGTTCACGAAGGTCACGTTGCCGCTGAAGTTATCGCCGGTAAAAAACACTACTTCGATCCGAAAGTTATCCCGTCTATCGCCTATACCGAACCAGAAGTTGCATGGGTAGGTCTGACTGAGAAAGAAGCGAAAGAGAAAGGCATCAGCTACGAAACCGCCACCTTCCCGTGGGCTGCTTCTGGTCGTGCTATCGCTTCCGACTGCGCAGACGGTATGACCAAGCTGATTTTCGACAAAGAATCTCACCGTGTTATCGGTGGTGCAATTGTCGGTACTAACGGCGGTGAGCTGCTGGGTGAAATCGGTCTGGCAATCGAAATGGGTTGTGACGCTGAAGACATCGCGCTGACCATCCACGCGCACCCGACTTTGCACGAGTCTGTGGGGCTGGCGGCAGAAATATTCGAAGGTAGCATTACCGACCTGCCGAACCCGAAAGCGAAGAAGAAGTAATTCTTCGTGTGCCGGAACATCCGGCAAATTAAGAAGCGGCTATTCTGGCCGCTTCAGATTGTTGACAAAGTGCTCGTTGTTGATGCCGGATGCGGCGTAAACGCCTTATTCGACCTACAAAATCATGCAAATTCAATATATTGCAGGAGCTATGTAGGCCCGATAAACTTGCGTATCGGGCAATTCGATGTTTGTCATCAGTCTTAAGCGGCTAACTACGCCGCTTTTTTTATGCCTGCAATTTACCTTTCCAGTCTCCTTGCTCCACGCTCAGACAACCGTTCGCGTACCGCTGACCGTTGCTCATTATTCAATCGGGCAGTATGGTTACTGTCGTTTAGACGCTGCGGGCGGCTCTCCTGAACTTTCTCTCGAAAAACCTGACGCTGCTCAGGCGAGGCAGACTGGATACGCTGACGCGCTGCCTCTCTTCGCTGCTGGTTCTGCGGGTTAGTCTGCATTTTCTCGCGTACCGCCTGACGCTGTTCAGGAGACGCGGACTGAATACGCTCACGCGCTGCATCTCTTCGCTGCTGGTTCTGCGGGTTAGTCTGTATTTTCTCGCGGGCCGCCTGGCGCTGCTCAGGTGAGGCAGACTGGATACGCTGGCGCGCCGCCTCTCTTCGCTGCTGGTTCTGTGGGGTAGTCTGCATTTTCTCGCGAGCCGCCTGGCGCTGCTCAGGTGAGGCAGACTGATAACGCTGGCGAGCGATATCCTTTTGCTGCTGAGTCAGTGGCTGGCGACGGCTAAATTCGCGAAAATCTTCATAATTGCCGTAGTGTTCCGCTTCATTAAACCGCTGTGCTGCAGCCTGACGTTGCGTATCTCGCGTAGTGACTGATGCTGCGTGTGTTCGTTGCTGAAACTGGCTTGCTGCCGCCTGACGCTGGCTGTCGCGTGTTGGAGCAGGTAGCGGCGTGGCGCTCATTCCGCCTTTAACATCGGTTTGGTGAAACCGTTTTGCCATATCCTGATCATGATAAGGCACACCATCGCGGTAATTCGGATTGTGCCGCCATGCCATATTCTTGTCAGTAAGATGCTCACCAGTAATGCGGTTGAAATTGTTGACGTCGATATTGATGTTGTCGCCGTTGTGTTGCCAGCTATTACCGTCACGATGACCGCCATCGTGGTGATTATAATCATCATCGTCATGATGATGATGGTCATGATCGTCGTCATCCCAGTCGATGCTGCTGAATAACGCGTATGTAGTGGCGACGCCCATGCTGTAGCCGAAACCGCGCACAAAGCTGTCAACAAACGGTTCTCCGGCTGGCGGCGGCAGGTAAACCGGCGGATACGCGGAATTGGCCCAGTTCCCGTAAACCACGGTCGGGTTGTAGTTGGGAATATAAACCACATCCGGATTGGTTGGTTCGATAGTTATTACGGTTGGTGCAGGCTCTGCAATGACGGGGCTGGCTGTTGAAACGGTATTGGATGGTATGACGGGAGCCGTGACAGCCTGTTTTACCGGTACAGCTTTCTTCGTTGTCGTAATGACTTTCTGTTCGGTTGATGACTTCAGCGATCCGGTTTGTTGCGCCAGTTGACGCAAACGCTGTACCGAGTCCATTACATCCTGCGGCTGTGCCAGAAACGCATCGCCGAGGTTTTGTACCCACTGCGGGTTTTCGCCCATCAATGCCATCAGCTGTGGAAACGCCACCAGTGATTTGACGCTGGCATCCCACGGCTGGTCGGATACTGCCTGAATCGCCGCATCGCCTTGCTTGAGAGGATTATCGTGCGACCATTGCACTGCTTGCGCAACGTTTGCCGGATAGGTCGAGGCCATCAGCACTTGCGAAAGCAGGGCGTCGGGATACAGCGCGACAGGCGCGACCCATTGATCAATTTGCGCAGTGCTGAAGGCAGATTTGATGACGGCGGGCGTTACTGGCGGTGCGGAAACCGTTGCAGGAAGCGTAACTGCGGTGATGTCAGGCGCAGCCAGTTGTGTCGATTGCGGTTCTGCAGGCGCTTCCACTGCGCGGCTTTTTATATATAGCCCGGCAGAGGCAGCACATAGTCCGGCACTGCAAATTAGCGCCAGCACATGGGGTTTAAACGGCAAAGTCATTTTCATAATTCGGATCTCAAGGAAATCGCAATGGTCGGCGAACTGCCACCCGCAGGTGCTGTGAATCCGAGTATAAAGAGGCGGTAGTTTAAATTTTGACTAATCTTGGGATTCGTTGAGAAAGGTGATTATCACCATGCGAATTAACGAAGTTTTTACGGAGGGAAACAATCTCTAGACCATCCTTAACGATTCAGCCACTTTTTATGTTGCTTTTTTGTAAACAGATTAACAGATCGTCAAAATCCTGCTATTCTGCCCGTTGCGGTACTGGGCATTTACCCTACAAACTGCTGTCTCACAGGAGCGTGAAGAGAATCGCCTGCCGCACTATGACAATGAGAGCGAGGAGAACCGTCGTGCTAGAAGAATACCGTAAGCACGTAGCTGAGCGTGCCGCTGAGGGGATTGCGCCCAAACCCCTGGATGCAAACCAAATGGCCGCGCTTGTAGAGCTGCTGAAAAACCCGCCCGCGGGCGAAGAAGAATTCCTGTTAGATCTGTTAACCAACCGTGTTCCCCCTGGCGTCGATGAAGCCGCCTATGTAAAAGCAGGCTTCCTGGCTGCTGTCGCGAAAGGCGAAGCCAAATCCCCACTGCTGACTCCAGAAAAAGCCATCGAACTGCTGGGCACCATGCAGGGTGGTTACAACATTCATCCGCTGATCGACGCGCTGGACGATGCCAAACTGGCGCCAATTGCCGCCAAAGCACTGTCTCATACGCTGCTGATGTTCGATAACTTCTATGACGTAGAAGAAAAAGCCAAAGCAGGCAATAAATACGCGAAGCAGGTCATGCAGTCCTGGGCGGATGCCGAATGGTTCCTGAATCGCCCGGCGCTGGCTGAAAAACTGACCGTTACCGTCTTCAAAGTAACTGGCGAAACCAACACCGATGACCTTTCTCCGGCACCGGATGCGTGGTCGCGCCCGGATATCCCATTGCACGCGCTGGCGATGCTGAAAAACGCCCGTGAAGGTATTGAGCCAGACCAGCCCGGTGTTGTTGGTCCGATCAAACAGATCGAAGCTCTGCAACAGAAAGGTTTCCCGCTGGCTTACGTCGGTGACGTAGTGGGGACTGGTTCTTCGCGTAAATCTGCCACTAACTCCGTACTGTGGTTTATGGGCGATGATATTCCACATGTGCCGAACAAACGCGGTGGCGGTCTGTGCCTCGGCGGCAAAATCGCTCCTATCTTCTTTAACACGATGGAAGATGCCGGTGCGCTGCCAATTGAAGTGGACGTTTCCAACCTGAATATGGGCGACGTCATTGACGTTTACCCGTACAAAGGTGAAGTGCGTAATCACGAAACCAACGAACTGCTGGCGACCTTCGAACTGAAAACCGACGTGCTGATTGATGAAGTGCGTGCGGGCGGTCGTATTCCGCTGATTATCGGTCGCGGCCTGACCACCAAAGCGCGTGAAGCACTTGGCCTGCCGCAGAGTGATGTCTTCCGTCAGGCGAAAGATGTCGCTGAAAGCGATCGCGGCTTCTCGCTGGCGCAGAAAATGGTTGGCCGTGCCTGTGGCGTGAAAGGCATCCGTCCGGGCGCTTACTGCGAACCGAAAATGACCTCTGTAGGTTCCCAGGACACCACCGGCCCAATGACCCGTGATGAACTGAAAGACCTGGCGTGCCTGGGCTTCTCGGCTGACCTGGTGATGCAGTCTTTCTGTCACACAGCTGCGTATCCGAAACCAGTTGACGTTAACACACACCACACGCTGCCGGACTTCATTATGAACCGTGGCGGTGTGTCGCTGCGTCCGGGTGACGGCGTAATCCACTCCTGGCTGAACCGTATGCTGCTGCCGGATACCGTGGGTACTGGCGGTGACTCTCATACCCGTTTCCCTATCGGTATCTCTTTCCCTGCGGGTTCTGGTCTGGTGGCGTTTGCTGCCGCAACTGGCGTCATGCCGCTGGATATGCCGGAATCCGTTCTGGTGCGCTTCAAAGGCAAAATGCAGCCGGGTATCACCCTGCGCGATCTGGTACACGCCATTCCGCTGTATGCGATCAAACAAGGTCTGCTGACCGTTGAGAAGAAAGGCAAGAAAAACATCTTCTCTGGCCGCATTCTGGAAATCGAAGGTCTGCCGGATCTGAAAGTTGAGCAGGCATTTGAGCTGACCGATGCGTCCGCCGAGCGTTCCGCTGCCGGTTGTACCATTAAGCTGAACAAAGAGCCGATTATCGAATACCTGAACTCCAACATCGTTCTGCTGAAGTGGATGATCGCGGAAGGTTACGGCGATCGTCGTACTCTGGAACGTCGTATTCAGGGCATGGAAAAATGGCTGGCGAATCCTGAGCTGCTGGAAGCCGATGCGGATGCGGAATACGCGGCAGTGATCGACATCGATCTGGCTGATATCAAAGAGCCAATCCTCTGTGCACCGAACGATCCGGACGACGCACGTCCGCTGTCTTCGGTACAGGGCGAGAAAATCGACGAAGTGTTTATCGGTTCCTGCATGACCAACATCGGTCACTTCCGTGCTGCTGGTAAACTGCTGGATGCGCACAAAGGTCAGTTGCCGACCCGCCTGTGGGTGGCACCGCCAACCCGTATGGACGCCGCGCAGCTGACCGAAGAAGGCTACTACAGCGTCTTCGGTAAGAGCGGTGCGCGTATCGAGATCCCGGGCTGTTC
The DNA window shown above is from Escherichia sp. E4742 and carries:
- the aceE gene encoding pyruvate dehydrogenase (acetyl-transferring), homodimeric type — its product is MSERFPNDVDPIETRDWLQAIESVIREEGVERAQYLIDQLLAEARKGGVNVAAGTGISNYINTIPVEEQPEYPGNLELERRIRSAIRWNAIMTVLRASKKDLELGGHMASFQSSATIYDVCFNHFFRARNEQDGGDLVYFQGHISPGVYARAFLEGRLTQEQLDNFRQEVHGNGLSSYPHPKLMPEFWQFPTVSMGLGPIGAIYQAKFLKYLEHRGLKDTSKQTVYAFLGDGEMDEPESKGAITIATREKLDNLVFVINCNLQRLDGPVTGNGKIINELEGIFEGAGWNVIKVMWGSRWDELLRKDTSGKLIQLMNETVDGDYQTFKSKDGAYVREHFFGKYPETAALVADWTDEQIWALNRGGHDPKKIYAAFKKAQETKGKATVILAHTIKGYGMGDAAEGKNIAHQVKKMNMDGVRHIRDRFNVPVSDADIEKLPYITFPEGSEEHTYLHAQRQKLHGYLPSRQPNFTEKLELPSLQDFGALLEEQSKEISTTIAFVRALNVMLKNKSIKDRLVPIIADEARTFGMEGLFRQIGIYSPNGQQYTPQDREQVAYYKEDEKGQILQEGINELGAGCSWLAAATSYSTNNLPMIPFYIYYSMFGFQRIGDLCWAAGDQQARGFLIGGTSGRTTLNGEGLQHEDGHSHIQSLTIPNCISYDPAYAYEVAVIMHDGLERMYGEKQENVYYYITTLNENYHMPAMPEGAEEGIRKGIYKLETIEGSKGKVQLLGSGSILRHVREAAEILAKDYGVGSDVYSVTSFTELARDGQDCERWNMLHPLETPRVPYIAQVMNDAPAVASTDYMKLFAEQVRTYVPADDYRVLGTDGFGRSDSRENLRHHFEVDASYVVVAALGELAKRGEIDKKVVADAIAKFNIDAEKVNPRLA
- the aceF gene encoding pyruvate dehydrogenase complex dihydrolipoyllysine-residue acetyltransferase, whose protein sequence is MAIEIKVPDIGADEVEITEILVKVGDKVEAEQSLITVEGDKASMEVPSPQAGIVKEIKVSVGDKTQTGALIMIFDSADGAADAAPAQAEEKKEAAPAAAPAAAAAKDVNVPDIGSDEVEVTEILVKVGDKVEAEQSLITVEGDKASMEVPAPFAGTVKEIKVNVGDKVSTGSLIMVFEVAGEAGAAAPAAKQEAAPAAAPAPAAGVKEVNVPDIGGDEVEVTEVMVKVGDKVAAEQSLITVEGDKASMEVPAPFAGVVKELKVNVGDKVKTGSLIMIFEVEGAAPAAAPAKQEAAAPAPAAKAEAPAAAPAAKAEGKSEFAENDAYVHATPLIRRLAREFGVNLAKVKGTGRKGRILREDVQAYVKEAIKRAEAAPAATGGGIPGMLPWPKVDFSKFGEIEEVELGRIQKISGANLSRNWVMIPHVTHFDKTDITELEAFRKQQNEEAAKRKLDVKITPVVFIMKAVAAALEQMPRFNSSLSEDGQRLTLKKYINIGVAVDTPNGLVVPVFKDVNKKGIIELSRELMTISKKARDGKLTAGEMQGGCFTISSIGGLGTTHFAPIVNAPEVAILGVSKSAMEPVWNGKEFVPRLMLPISLSFDHRVIDGADGARFITIINNTLSDIRRLVM
- the lpdA gene encoding dihydrolipoyl dehydrogenase: MSTEIKTQVVVLGAGPAGYSAAFRCADLGLETVIVERYNTLGGVCLNVGCIPSKALLHVAKVIEEAKALAEHGIVFGEPKTDIDKIRTWKEKVINQLTGGLAGMAKGRKVKVVNGLGKFTGANTLEVEGENGKTVINFDNAIIAAGSRPIQLPFIPHEDPRIWDSTDALELKEVPERLLVMGGGIIGLEMGTVYHALGSQIDVVEMFDQVIPAADKDIVKVFTKRISKKFNLMLETKVTAVEAKEDGIYVTMEGKKAPAEPQRYDAVLVAIGRVPNGKNLDAGKAGVEVDDRGFIRVDKQLRTNVPHIFAIGDIVGQPMLAHKGVHEGHVAAEVIAGKKHYFDPKVIPSIAYTEPEVAWVGLTEKEAKEKGISYETATFPWAASGRAIASDCADGMTKLIFDKESHRVIGGAIVGTNGGELLGEIGLAIEMGCDAEDIALTIHAHPTLHESVGLAAEIFEGSITDLPNPKAKKK
- a CDS encoding DUF3300 domain-containing protein encodes the protein MKMTLPFKPHVLALICSAGLCAASAGLYIKSRAVEAPAEPQSTQLAAPDITAVTLPATVSAPPVTPAVIKSAFSTAQIDQWVAPVALYPDALLSQVLMASTYPANVAQAVQWSHDNPLKQGDAAIQAVSDQPWDASVKSLVAFPQLMALMGENPQWVQNLGDAFLAQPQDVMDSVQRLRQLAQQTGSLKSSTEQKVITTTKKAVPVKQAVTAPVIPSNTVSTASPVIAEPAPTVITIEPTNPDVVYIPNYNPTVVYGNWANSAYPPVYLPPPAGEPFVDSFVRGFGYSMGVATTYALFSSIDWDDDDHDHHHHDDDDYNHHDGGHRDGNSWQHNGDNINIDVNNFNRITGEHLTDKNMAWRHNPNYRDGVPYHDQDMAKRFHQTDVKGGMSATPLPAPTRDSQRQAAASQFQQRTHAASVTTRDTQRQAAAQRFNEAEHYGNYEDFREFSRRQPLTQQQKDIARQRYQSASPEQRQAAREKMQTTPQNQQRREAARQRIQSASPEQRQAAREKIQTNPQNQQRRDAARERIQSASPEQRQAVREKMQTNPQNQQRREAARQRIQSASPEQRQVFREKVQESRPQRLNDSNHTARLNNEQRSAVRERLSERGARRLER
- the acnB gene encoding bifunctional aconitate hydratase 2/2-methylisocitrate dehydratase; translation: MLEEYRKHVAERAAEGIAPKPLDANQMAALVELLKNPPAGEEEFLLDLLTNRVPPGVDEAAYVKAGFLAAVAKGEAKSPLLTPEKAIELLGTMQGGYNIHPLIDALDDAKLAPIAAKALSHTLLMFDNFYDVEEKAKAGNKYAKQVMQSWADAEWFLNRPALAEKLTVTVFKVTGETNTDDLSPAPDAWSRPDIPLHALAMLKNAREGIEPDQPGVVGPIKQIEALQQKGFPLAYVGDVVGTGSSRKSATNSVLWFMGDDIPHVPNKRGGGLCLGGKIAPIFFNTMEDAGALPIEVDVSNLNMGDVIDVYPYKGEVRNHETNELLATFELKTDVLIDEVRAGGRIPLIIGRGLTTKAREALGLPQSDVFRQAKDVAESDRGFSLAQKMVGRACGVKGIRPGAYCEPKMTSVGSQDTTGPMTRDELKDLACLGFSADLVMQSFCHTAAYPKPVDVNTHHTLPDFIMNRGGVSLRPGDGVIHSWLNRMLLPDTVGTGGDSHTRFPIGISFPAGSGLVAFAAATGVMPLDMPESVLVRFKGKMQPGITLRDLVHAIPLYAIKQGLLTVEKKGKKNIFSGRILEIEGLPDLKVEQAFELTDASAERSAAGCTIKLNKEPIIEYLNSNIVLLKWMIAEGYGDRRTLERRIQGMEKWLANPELLEADADAEYAAVIDIDLADIKEPILCAPNDPDDARPLSSVQGEKIDEVFIGSCMTNIGHFRAAGKLLDAHKGQLPTRLWVAPPTRMDAAQLTEEGYYSVFGKSGARIEIPGCSLCMGNQARVADGATVVSTSTRNFPNRLGTGANVFLASAELAAVAALLGKLPTPEEYQTYVAQVDKTAIDTYRYLNFNQLSQYTEKADGVIFQTAV